tcattaattatttttctgaTATCTTCTAAGATAAAATCAAAAGAAGAAATACAATTACAAGTATTAAGACCCTGAATAACTACGAGTGCATCTAATTCAATTTGTCTTGAGTATACTTGTGGTCTACTCCCGATTTGTACCGAGTCTACTCCCAATTGCCAGTTATTTTAAGTTGATAAAATAAACCATTGAACTAAATTCCTCTCCGCCATGGTCCATGGATGAACAACGAGCAGCTGCTCTCCACTTAAATTGTCAATGGCCACGATGGAAAGTCGTGTAATGAGAGTATGAGACCATGCTTATGAGATACAGCCAGTAAAAACTAAgtctaataatttaaaagtttcTTGTGAGATACAAAAGTTATGGATTTTCGGTTGCTTAGGATCCTCCCTCAGATTTACTATTGCCCAGCTACACTACAACAAAAAAACTCATCAGATCAGATATGCAGATGGCTGCAACCATAAATCAGTGAATGCTACTGCTGCAGTCACCAAAGGCCTTAGCAGTAGCACTACATAtaactaaacttttttttttttttttttttgaaaatattcagATGGCTGCAACCCATCAGATCACACTAAACTTTCTTttgaaagcatatatatatatatatatatatatatatatatatatatatatatatatgttcaattcAGACGTAATTTGCACCTCGTATCTTCATTTCCCAAAAATGGCCATTGCTGGTTCCAAAGTGAAGAACAAaaaggggggagggggagggggaggaaTTATATTATACCCAGAACAACCAACGAATATATTACTACTCCACAACTAGTTATGATGATGCCTTATGTCTTGGGTGCTTTTGTCTGGGCGGCAGTGGACAATGACCGTAAATGACTTGCAATTTCTGTGAATGATGGCCTGGATGCGGGATTTGGAGCCCAACACTGCTCCATTAAGTTTCTCCACTCTGGATCACAGTAACTTGGAATACTTGGTCTCAATGTGTTGCTCACTATGCCTCCTGCATATCACACAATTAGGAATGTCAtgttaattaattcaaaatacgAGTTAAATcaataaccactctggcacAAGGCATGATGCATAACATGCTGTAATTATGTTTCAAATACATACAAGCATTCAACACTAGTTCTACCAACTGTTCAAAAACGGCATACAAGAGAATCCAAGAAACACACCTATGATTGCACCATAATGCATGTTGGCATAAGGCTCCTCTCCAGTGAGAATCTCCCATAAGACAATACCAAAGGAGAACACATCAACCTGTTGAACAGTTATCCAAAATCAGTGTAAGAAGATTACTTGATATGCTTGAAAAGTAGACTACAGACAGAAAATAAGAATCCATCCATCCAACCATCAAAACATATAGTAACCCATAATAAAGAAATTCAGATTGAAAATAAAAGAAGCGGAAAGGTTGAAAAGTCTCCAAGAAATTTCTGTTCATAGAGTGTAAGGCAAAAGATGCTACAGTAAATGGAAGAAATTTTATGTATGAGAAGAAATTTGACAGACTGATAATTACAACTTACTTTTTCAGAAACTTTATTGCTGCTACCATTTAACAGTTCAGGAGCCATCCATGGAAGTGTCCCCCTAACTCCACCAGAGACCAAGGTGTTCCGTTTTATCTTTGACAAACCAAAATCACCAACCTAACGAAATAATAGCAATATCAGCACATCTTTTTCTCGACTTCTcttaaaattaaatagttacAGAACATAATTTATCAGAATAAATATCAGGGTAATTGATCCTAAAGAAAATAGCTCATCACAGGTAAGCAGTTTTAAAATCTCATCAAAATGACCTTGCATATAGGTCGCGAAGGATCTTTCAAGTTCACCAGTAAATTGTCACATTTCAGGTCGAAATGCACAATATTTTTTGAATGCAAGTATTCCATCCCAAATGCTGCATCCATAGCTATTATGAGCCGTTTTCGCCGATCAAGATGCCTGCAGACACGCACTTACAGTCAGCTTTATGTTGTTTAGACATTACAACACAGTGATACACCCAAAACTATACAACCACCAAAAGTTAAAGAATGACATCAAGCAGAGGGAATAGTACCTATCTTTGCGAAGTAGAACATGCCTTAGAGAACCATCCACCATATACTCGGTTACAGTAGCAAGAGTTCCGCCTATTCCGTCTTGTACTACACCGTAAAATGCCACCACATTTGGGTGATGAAGCTTTGACAGAATATCAGCTTCCCTCCAGAACTCTACAGTCTGGAAACAAGAACAATATGAAGAGCAAGAACTAGAATAAGTGACAAATGAGAGACTAAATAAGAACTTAAATGAAGTAACAATTATGGATCTAATcctcctttaatttgttttctaagGAAAATTAAGGGTTTACAAAGTTAATGAAAAGACTCTCGCTGAAACTCAGGAATACGTTTATTCTAAATGcataaatgaaaagaaaagggGAAGGGGGGTTGTGTTGGTTTTATGTTTAGTTGAAGAAAGATCACCAATCTCTCTTGCTCTGATGATCGCACAGTGAAGCAACTCTTTTTTATTCGTTTAATTGCAACATCGGTCCCCCTCCACTTTCCATGGTACACTGTCCCAAATGTGCCTGAACCAAGTTCCTTCAATTCCTCAAGATCTTCATTCCTGATGAGCTGcaatgcaaacaaaaaaaaaaaaggctttgaaaataaaattttaaaataaataaataaatatgtgaaAAGACATTGCCTTGCATAAAAAGGCCAAAGCGAAGCTGTATAACGAATTTGGAATTTTAGGATGTTCTTAATGATTATGgtttattaaaaagtaatattagaAAAATATCGTATCTTCCTAAGCATTGCAATACTTTTTAGAGTGTCATGCATCCATGGCCAGAAATTTTTTTAAGCAAAAGGCTTCAAGGACCACCACTTTGCACATGCATTCATGGTGTTTTGTGCTTACAGAATGAAGTCAATGCCAGAAAACAATAACTTAATCCTGACTTAAGCAAACAACAAGTTTCTCAAGCATATAACAAATTCACAATACAATATTCATCTGCATAGTAAAAGAACACAAATGTTGAAATCTTACCTGCAAAGAATTTATGTCGAAATCCACCAAAGGTCCTAAAGGAGGCAGTCCAATATTTCTAATTCCATCCTTCATGAAATGAAATCGATCAAAATCACAAATCAGAATAAGACCCATATCAGATCATGGCTATAATGTATTACATCATAGAGAATTATACCTCATACTCTGAGTTTGGACCATAACCAGAATGCAACATCACAGAATTGGTTCCAGCACTTGATAATTCTCTCTGATTATCCTCACCAAGATTAACTTGCTGATCCAAATGGCTTAAGGAAACTCTATCGTCTGCAGAAGGCATTATACCATATGGTGAAGAAGCCTCCTCAATTTTTTGAAGCCCAGGAGAATACCCAAGATGATCTTGGTCGATTAGAGAAACATCTCTCTTAGCAAACTCATCACCTGCCAACTTTTGGAAGAAGGACCAGTGCTTTGGATCAAGGTTTTCCATGTTCACACTTACACCAGCTCCATTCTTAGATGTTGAACCAGTGTCACTTAAACTACCAGAAAGTATAGCTTGTGCAAATATATCAGAAAGGATATCACGAGGGAACCTATCATTGATATCAATTAGGATGTCTCCTTGCTCAGATTTAGCTCCACCAACACATGGTTCTTCTGAAGTAACAACCCCATTATAATTCCCTATCTGGTCTGAATGCTTAGAAAGACCTTGATTATTATTAGGCAATAGATCACTGCCAACCCTGTCTCCCCAATGAATATCAGGAAGACTATTCCCTGGGTCTTCATGGTGTTTCTCGGTATTCAGTTGGCTTGCAGCATTAACCCTTGATCCAGCTTCCACTGTATCATCAACCAAACCAATTTTACTAACATTTTCAGTGGATACTGTTTCTTGGAGAACAACAGGGCTCTCATGTGCTTTGTTTTTCATATCCAGACCAATTGGTATTGCCTGCTTCACCCTTTGAGTTTTGTTAGTGGTTTGAGGATCAGCAGATAGAGGGTTTTCAGTGTGAATGGTCGGCTCATCCTGTACCAAATTTAAGTTTTGCACTTTTTCAACAGATTCTGTAAGGAAATCTGCCTGTGCAACATCAGGATGAGGATGGGTCATAAGAAGCTGAGAGTTGTGTGAATCATCTGACTTTGATATCCTGTTTAGCAACTCTGCTTGCTCTCGGGGGATTCGCTCAGAGCGAAAAACCCTCTGAGGAGGAGGTGGTGTAGTGGGCTCAAAGAAGCTCAAATCAATTGGAGCAGGTTCTGAATTGCTAGGTTCAAGAACAGATGCACTGCTACAATTATTTCCACCAGATCTAGGAAGTTCAGGACTAACAGTTTCGAGGGCAGAAGATATCTGTATCGGATATTGTGACCTTCCCTCATTCTCAATGGGAAAGTAACCTTTAGCATTTTTAATAACCAAATGCGAAGCAGAAAGCTGCTCATTTGATAACATTTGATCACCTTGAACTTCACCTCCCTGATAAGCTGAAGCATTGGCATCTGATTTCACTGGCTTTATACTACTTTGTAAATGCTGCTCACTTAATCCATCCAACAGCTGCTCCTCAATATCTTCTTTCTGAGCCAAAATCCCATTTTGTCTTGGTATGAGACTTTCAGAGACCCGCATATAGGAATTCAAATTGTAAGTGGATTGAAAATTCTGCGGCTTACCGTCATCATAATGTGGTAGCTTACCTGTGTCCATCTCAACATTCTGCACATCTAGCTCAGCTAAGTTGTTAGCAGAAGAGCCTAGACAATGCAAAATTGAGCTTTTCCTGGATTCAAGGTCAAAGCCATTGACAGCAACAACATACTGAATCTCACAATCAGCATGAGAGCTAGATAGACTAAAATGAGTATCCTCCAAGTCAAtcatagaaaacaaaaacatccTAAGCTTTTTTGTTCCTTCTGTATCATCTAAAACATTACATTCTTCCATCATATTCTGCAAATCCTCGTCACATGACACAGAAACTAAAGCATCAAGATCCTCTCCAGGAAGCtgatattttataatatgaGTGTGGTCATAGATTGCTATAGCCTTGTGCCATAACTCATGCCACATTATGTCCTTCCTTACACGGATAATGCGTGTATCACCTCCAACATACCTGAGCTTTCCATCGCTTGGCCGAGGTAGTATTTTTCCACCAAAGCTGCAAAGGATTTTAAGCCGTGCCACTAAACTATCAGATGCTCCAGATGAGGCATAGATTAGTGATCGAAAGCCATTGTGCTCTGAGGAAGTCTGTTGTGCAGGTAGCATAGACCCACTGTTACTTTTCTCTTGGCATAATAAGGAAGAATTTCTTTCATCAATATCTCTTGGACCTTCCATTGTAGTAAGCATGGAAACATCTGAACCTCTCTCGGATCCAGTATGAGCAATTCCCAAAATACCTTTTAGCTCCAAGTAACCAGGTGTATGATTTGGATCAACAGAAGTGTTTGGAAGCTGGGGCTTTCTGGTATTAAAGCGGTCAAGCATGAATTCAAGAGAAAACTCTTCACCTGTCTGTATTGAGTAATTAAGCACAGGCTTAGTCTCTTGATGGTTCAAATCAGGATGATCATATTCTTGTAGGTCCCTCTTCAAAACCTGGGTTTCAGGAATTACTTGTGCATTGCTCTGTTCTCTAGTGTTATAATGCAAGTGGTTTTGACCCTTTGATTGCTCCATCACAGCAAAAAGTAGATCAAAACTCTCTTACAAGTGATGCCACAATAGCTCACCTATTGTTAGGAATCGGAAAGAAGTAAGGGGATGcagaatgaaattgaata
This portion of the Ipomoea triloba cultivar NCNSP0323 chromosome 5, ASM357664v1 genome encodes:
- the LOC116019114 gene encoding uncharacterized protein LOC116019114 — its product is MEQSKGQNHLHYNTREQSNAQVIPETQVLKRDLQEYDHPDLNHQETKPVLNYSIQTGEEFSLEFMLDRFNTRKPQLPNTSVDPNHTPGYLELKGILGIAHTGSERGSDVSMLTTMEGPRDIDERNSSLLCQEKSNSGSMLPAQQTSSEHNGFRSLIYASSGASDSLVARLKILCSFGGKILPRPSDGKLRYVGGDTRIIRVRKDIMWHELWHKAIAIYDHTHIIKYQLPGEDLDALVSVSCDEDLQNMMEECNVLDDTEGTKKLRMFLFSMIDLEDTHFSLSSSHADCEIQYVVAVNGFDLESRKSSILHCLGSSANNLAELDVQNVEMDTGKLPHYDDGKPQNFQSTYNLNSYMRVSESLIPRQNGILAQKEDIEEQLLDGLSEQHLQSSIKPVKSDANASAYQGGEVQGDQMLSNEQLSASHLVIKNAKGYFPIENEGRSQYPIQISSALETVSPELPRSGGNNCSSASVLEPSNSEPAPIDLSFFEPTTPPPPQRVFRSERIPREQAELLNRISKSDDSHNSQLLMTHPHPDVAQADFLTESVEKVQNLNLVQDEPTIHTENPLSADPQTTNKTQRVKQAIPIGLDMKNKAHESPVVLQETVSTENVSKIGLVDDTVEAGSRVNAASQLNTEKHHEDPGNSLPDIHWGDRVGSDLLPNNNQGLSKHSDQIGNYNGVVTSEEPCVGGAKSEQGDILIDINDRFPRDILSDIFAQAILSGSLSDTGSTSKNGAGVSVNMENLDPKHWSFFQKLAGDEFAKRDVSLIDQDHLGYSPGLQKIEEASSPYGIMPSADDRVSLSHLDQQVNLGEDNQRELSSAGTNSVMLHSGYGPNSEYEDGIRNIGLPPLGPLVDFDINSLQLIRNEDLEELKELGSGTFGTVYHGKWRGTDVAIKRIKKSCFTVRSSEQERLTVEFWREADILSKLHHPNVVAFYGVVQDGIGGTLATVTEYMVDGSLRHVLLRKDRHLDRRKRLIIAMDAAFGMEYLHSKNIVHFDLKCDNLLVNLKDPSRPICKVGDFGLSKIKRNTLVSGGVRGTLPWMAPELLNGSSNKVSEKVDVFSFGIVLWEILTGEEPYANMHYGAIIGGIVSNTLRPSIPSYCDPEWRNLMEQCWAPNPASRPSFTEIASHLRSLSTAAQTKAPKT